One Thermococcus sp. M36 genomic window, TGAGTGGCACAGGCAGGAGATCCAGAAGCCCTTCGTGACCAGGCTCGCTGAGGGGCTGCTCCGCTATTTCGGAGGGCCCGTCAGGACGATAACAGGATTCTTTAAGGGGCTAGAGGTTGACCTCTACAGGGCCAACATGATGATGTCAAAGGAGCAGTACGTTGCCCTCATGCTCGTGGTTGCCATACTCGCGGGCCTGTTCGGGATTGCCTTCGCTTACCTCCTGTACCTCCCAGTGGACACGTCCCTCCTGATAGGTGTGCTCTCCTTTTTGGGGGCATTCATCTATATGCGCCAGTACCCGAGGATGGTGTGGAGGAAGAGGGTCTCTGAGGTGGAAAGAGCGATGCCCTACGCCCTCCGTCATATGGCATCCCTCCTCCGTGCTGGCGTTGGAATATCCGAGGCCATACTCTCCGTGGCAAGCGCAGATTACGGGCCGATTTCGGAGGAGTTCGAGCTCATACTGAGGGACATGCGAACGGGCTCCTCTTTTGAGGATGCTATCTCAAAATTTGAGGAGAAAATGGCCTCCGAGAACGTGAGCAGGGTCGTGAAGCAGATACTGAGGGCCATTAAGTTCGGTGGAAACCTATCGGACATACTGTATAAGCTCGCCGAGGACTTCTCCTTCGAGTACAGGATGAAGCTGATCGAGTACGTCCAGAAGATCAACGGAATAGCATTCGTGTACATGTTCCTGACCATAGTCATGCCGACGATGCTGGTCGTCGGAATCATTGCGGGCTCCATCATGTCCAGAACTCTCATAATGCCGGTGGAGAGCCTGGCCACAATACTGTGGCTTGCGTTCCCTGCGATATCCCTGATAATAGTAAACATGATCAAGAAGGGAGAGCCGAGGTGAATTGAATGGCCGGAATATCATCCTTCATCACAGCGTTCCTCGAAAGGATTCTGCCGAAGAAGTGGCTCAGGAAGTACGAGCTTTTCATATACTCCGCCGGGATCAACTTTCTCTCGATAGAGTACATAGTGATATCCATTCTCTCTTCCGTTGTAGCCGCCCTTGCCACGTACCTAGTCATGGCCTCCGCAGTGTACGCCGTGCTCTTGTCGGCGGCCGTTTTTGCTGGCATCGCCTTTGTGTACCCATACTGGAGAACCATCAGGCGTATTGAGCAGATGGAAAAAATGCTGCCCGATGCCTTTTTCTACCTTGCCAGCTCTTTGAGGGCGGGCATATCCTTCTCCGAGGCTCTGGAAGAGCTCGCGATGGCAAAGTTTGGAGCCCTGACTGAGGAGTTCAGGAAGACCGTTTCTGAAATCAGAAAAGGCCGCTCCACGGTTGATGCCATGAGGGCCTTCGCCCTGAGAAACAAAAGATCCCAGATACTCTACCGTTCGGTGATGATAATAATCGAGGCCCTCGAAAGGGGCGCCCCGATGAGCGACGTGCTGGTTTTTGTGGGCAACGATGTGAGGGAGATACTGCGCATAAAGCAGGAGAGGAAGGCATCCACAGGGATGCAGACAATGTTCTTTATAATGACCAGCGGGTTTATAGGGCCCCTTATAATGGGGGTCGTTGCCAAAGTTATGGGTTCCATCTCAGCCGGCGCCGTCTCCCAGACCCTCACCGCCGTCACGGGTTCCCAGGCCATATTTCCTGTGGAGGCGATTCAGAACGTCCTTCTTGGGTTTATTGTGCTGCAGGCGGTGGTCTCGGGCTTGGGGATAGGTGTAATAAGAGAAGGGAAGTATTCGGCAGGCCTCAAGTACAGCCTGCTCCTCGCGGTTCTTGGTGTAGTGACGTACAAGGTCACCGTCAGCGCCGGCATATCAATCTGAGGCCCCGCTCTTCCCATCTTTCTGAACGTCCACTATCTCGACCTCAAAGATAAGGGTCTTCCCTGCGAGCGGGTGGTTGAAGTCGAGGCTGACGTTCTCACCTTCGACCTTCGCTATCTTGGCTATCCCCGAGTCGGTCATGACGTACATCCCTTCAACTGGCTCCAGGCCGGCCTGGATGAACTCCGAGATCGGGACTTCTATGACGAGCTCCGGGTTGGGCATGCCGTAGGCCTTCTCCGGGGGTATCGTGATGGTATTCTTCTCCCCAATCTCCATGCCGATCAGGGCCTCGTCAAGGCCGGGAATTATCTCGCCAACTCCGACGTTAACTCCGAGAGGGCCGTATTCCCTCTCCTCCACGTATATCCCGTTCTCCTTGGCGATGTCCTCGTAACTGGTATCAAAAACTTCACCGTTCTCAAATCTGCCCACGTAGTGGAACACCACAAAATCTCCAGCTTCAATCTTCATTTCCTTCAACTCCAAAATTGTCTTCAGTGGGGACTTGCCCGGCTCCCTTATAACGCTTTTGGTGTTTTTCCACTTCGGGCGATAAACACGGCAACTATATAAGGAACGTCACACCATTTAAAAACAGGTGATATCATGGGGTACCTCTCTGAAACACTCAGGAGAGAATACAGCGACCTCGCTGTCAGGGACGTTTATTCCACGAAACTCGGGGATACCGATATTGAGATAATTGAGGTCTCAAAGGACGACAAGAAGTTCATAGCAATGTTCCAGAGCCATCATGTAAAGGAGAACCTGTTCAGGTGGTCGCTGATAATAACCAGCGCCAAGCACACCAGAACCCTCAAGGGTATGGATACCGTGGAGGGCATCGAGCTCGCCCTTAAGTCGAGCGTTGAGGCGATGATTGCCGGGATGAAAGAGTAAAGAAAAGCACCTTACTCCTCAGGGAGGATGTAGTAAACGTAGTGCGGCCTGTTTGTTACCTCATCTATGAACACAACCGTCCCGGTCTTCGGGGGCTTGAGGTAGTGGATCTCCCCTTTTCTTGTGGTTATGGCCGCGAAGGCGTCCCCCGTTCTCACCCTGTTCCCCACGTTCGCTATCGGGGTTTTTGTGTATCCCTCCACGGGGAGCAGGAGCAGTTCATCGTCCTTCTTCAGGTATATCCGTGTCCGCCCGTCAGGGAGAACCAGAACTGCATCTGCGAGCAGCTTCCCCTCCGTCCTGTCAACGTAGAGATAGAATCTGTCGTAAACTTCCTTCATGAGGAACTTGGAGCCCTCCACATCGATGAAGTCGGGAACTGTTTCGCCCTTCCTCAGCCATACCTCAACGTTCCCACTGATGATCACGCAGTCTTTTATCGTCTTTCTCCCCTCAATGCACTCCTCCGGAGGAGCTTCAACGTAAAGCTTCGGAACCCTCTCCACCGTCATCACCTGACTTTTACCTAGGGGTAAAAGCTTTTAAACCTGCTCTCTCTACACTTCTCGATAAAAATGTCCACCAGGATAAAATTCTTAGCCCTCTTTGGACTGCTGTTTTCACTGATGACGCTGATGGTTAACTACAGCACTGCCATATCAGAGGCTTCAACGGGCACTCCAGCCCGGTGGACGGGTGTTCTCGTGATGATCCTCGCAATAGTTGGCCTGTTCGTTATCGTCGGCGTCCTTCTGGGATGGAGAGATCCCTTCCAGAGGCTTGATTCTGGCGGTATCGGCCTTCTCGTCCGGTACATCGTGATGATTGTAGGTGGACTGGGGATCACCCTCGTTCTGTACTTGATTCGGATGAATTCTACCCCAAAACTTCCCTCAAACAACACCACCGCATTGAACGGCTCGGTGAACGGTTCACTTCCCCTTCAGTCCACCACCCAATCTCCCGTCTACTACAATAACACTTCGCCGGCACCGACGAGGCAGTCTCTGCCGTCTCAGTACCTTCTCTATGCCCTCCTTGTGGTTGCAATAGCGGTCTTTGCCTACCTTGCCGTGATTCAGTACCGCGAATACCTGCAGAAAAAGGAGCGTAAGGAGATGAAGCTTCGGGCTGAGCTGTTTGATAAAAAACTTGATGAGCTCGGCCTCGAAATGTTCGAGAACCCAAGAGAGGCCATCGTAGGGATATACAAGAACGCAGTTCTCTGGCTCAAATACCTCGGCGTGCCCTACGAGGAGAGCTGGACGCACTGGGAGCATGCCCGGCATGTAAAATACATGCACGATGCGTTCATCGAACTGACGCGGCTCTTCGAAAAGGCAAAATATGCCCCTGAGAAAATAACGTGGGATGACGCCAGGAGGGCCCTCGAAGTTTACCGCACGATGCGGAGGGGTGTGAATGAGGTTTAAGGGGCACGTGCTTGCGATAGCCGTGATTCCTCTGCTCATCGCTATAATTGCCGGCTCCTACCTGGTTAGATGGCTCGCCGTTCTGGTGCTGGGCAGCCTTCTGGCCTTTCTCCTCTTCGGCCTTGAGATACGTGTTCCCCTTCCCAAGAGGGAACGCGAACTTAAGGTCGAGAGAAAAACAGACATTGAGAGGATGGTGACCCTCATAGAGCGCGCCAAGAAGGGGAAGGTGGCCCGTTCCATTCTTGAGGAGAAGATAGCGGAAATATATGCCACCCTCTCTGAGGACTACAATCGGACGTTTCACTCGCTCACCTCCGAGCCCAACAAAGCCCTCAAAGCCCTCCGTTCGGAGGGGGATTTTCTCGATAACCTTGAAAAGGCCTTAAAAATTGTGGAGGAGGATCTCTATGAAAATAGAAGAGGTAAGCTCCAAGGGTAATGCCGTTCTTGAGGAGGTCAAGAAGGCAATAGTCGGAAAGGACGAGGTACTGAAGCTCATACTGACGACAATTTTGGCCGATGGGCACATACTCCTCGAAGACCTGCCCGGACTCGCCAAGACGCTCATGGCGAAGAGCTTCGCCACCGCTCTGGGAGTCAAGTTCAAGCGCGTCCAGTTCACACCGGACCTTCTCCCCAGTGACATTCTCGGCGTCAGCGTCTTCAACCAGAAGACCCTCGAGTTCGAGTTTAAGAAGGGCCCGATTTTCACGAACATACTCCTTGCCGACGAGATCAACCGTGCCCCACCCAAGACCCAGTCCGCTTTACTTGAGGCCATGCAGGAAAGACAGGTCACCGTTGAGGGAAGCACATACGAGCTGGAGAGACCCTTCATAGTCGTCGCCACCCAGAACCCGATAGAGCAGGAGGGCACCTATCCACTCCCGGAGGCGCAGCTGGACAGGTTCCTTGTCAGGCTCCGTGTTGGCTATCCGAGCAGGCGTGAGGAAATCGAGATACTCCGGAGGAGGATGGCCAGGAAGAAGGAAGAGGTCGATATAACGCCTATCCTGACCCCCGAGGAAGTCGTTGAGATGCAGAGGACGATAGAGGACGTTTACGTCAGCGACGCGATCCTGGAGTACATAACCGACATAGTCTTGGCGACGAGGGAGGACAAGAAGGAGATAGAGGTTGGTGCATCTCCCAGGGGAAGCCTTGCCCTGCTCAAGCTCTCTAGGGCGTACGCCGCTCTGGAGGGCAGGGACTACGTCATTCCCGACGACATAAAGGCCGTCGCCGTTCCGGCGCTGAGCCACAGGCTCATCCTCAAGAGGGAGCTGTGGTACACGAAGGTCAGCCAGGAGAGCATAATGGAGAAGCTCCTTGAGCGCGTTCCGGTTCCCAAGTTTGAGTGAGGTGAAAAGGTGCAGGCCCAACCCCCGCTCTATGGTCATTCCGTCCCGGTCGAGGAAAGGGAGGAAGAGCCTACGGACAAGATGCTCCCAACGGAGAAGGCAGAGGAGATTCTCATCGCACTCTGGCTCATCGTTATGTTCGCCTTCCTTCTCCTGCGCTGGGAGCTGGTCTATCTGACGCTTCCGATAATCTGGCTCCTCTTCGTGGCAGTGTTCTTCTTCAAACCGCGCCTCAACGTTGAGATAGAACGCCTGATCCCCCACAACCGCTTCCTTGAAGGGACTGAAATTGAGATAGTCCTCAGGATCAAGTCCCATGAGAGGATACCCACCCTGAAGATCACCGAAGACATACCCCCCGGCTTAGAGCTGGTGGAGGGACACAGAGAGCACGTCCTCTCCCTCCGGCCGGGAGAGGAGAGGGAGATAAGGTACAGGGTTCGCGTCAGGAGGGGAATCCACGAGTTCAACTGGGTAAAGCTGCGCTACCGCGATCCATTCGGCTTCTTCAGGGTTGACAAGAAGATAGACGTCTACAGCGAGATAGTGGGCGTTCCAATAATCACGGACGTTCCAACGCCCTACTCCACCAAGGGAACGAAGATAACCGTCGGCCCACTCCCTTCTCCGGGGGTCGGTGAGGGGGTTGAGTTCCACGCAATCAGGGAGTACCAGCCGGGAGACCCGCTCAAGATAATCAACTGGAAGGCCACCGCAAGAACGGGCAGAATAATGGCCAACGAGTACGAGAGCGAGCGCAAGGTTGATGTCGTCTTCATAGTGGACGCATCCTACACCGGCAGGCTCGTCTTTGACCACCTCGTTCGCGCTGCGGCTTCCCTCATGCTCAACGCCCTCAACAACGGAACCAGTTTTGGTCTCCTGCTCGCGGAAGACGTTCCGCTCTGGATTCGCGTTGACTACGGCAAAAGGCACTTCTTCAAGTGCATAGACTTCCTGAGCACCGCCAAACCCGACAAAAACAACAGGATAGCCTACCAGGTCGAGCACCTGATAAAGGCACGCTTCCCTGCTAAAGCCCAGCTGTTATACTTCTCCCCCCTCCTCACAGAGGAGAGCAGGGAGGCGCTTAAAATAACGGCCCGGTACGGCTACAACGTCGTGGTCATAAGTCCGAATCCCTACACCGCCGTCGAGCCGAAGAGCCGCGAGGAGGAGCTGGCGGTGAAGCTTCTGATACTCCAAAGGAAGGCGATGCTGATGAAGATGTCTGCCTACGGCATCATTATCGACTGGGATGTCAGAAAACCTCTGGAGGCGGCGATAGCGGAGGTGGTTGGGCTATGAAGATTAAGAGAAGGCTCTATTCCCTCATACCGCTGGTTCTCCTCTTCGTTCTTCTCGGGATGCTCGACATCAAAACTCTCCTGCTGGTGCCGCTGGCCCTCATGGCCCTTCAGTGGTACTTCATCGGCACGCTTTTCCTGCTGGCGACGGCGGTGTTTCTCATCTACACGAAAACGGGCGGTCTCTACGGTCTGACCGTAATGGCGCTGACCCTGCTTGCCCTTGAGATGGGCTATCTTGACAGGGAGCGCGCTCCAAGGGATCACTACCTCATCCTGATCGCGGCGGTGGCAATGTCCTTCCCGACCTATTTGCTGATGTCAATGCTCTCCCCCGCGCTCCCAAGGTTTGAGGTAACTGCACTGGCCGCTCTGCTCCTAGTGGTGCTGTACCTCTTTGCCCGGTTTGCGACGTCTTAGATGCTCCAGCTCCCCGTTTTTTTCAGAACCTCCCTGGCCCTCTCCAATCCTTTTTTAACGCAGTCCTCAACGGGTGCGCCCCTAGAGTACATCGCCAGAAAGCCGCCCGCGAAGGCATCCCCCGCACCGGTGGGGTCAACGATTTCCTCGGGGCTTATAGGGAGTGCCGAAAACTCCCTGAACTCGCCATCGTAGACGAGAACCCCTCTCTCACCGCGCGTTATTACAACCAGCCTTGCTCCCCACCCGTGCAGTATTTTAGCGGCTTCTTCCACGGTTGGAGCCTTAGTTATCGTCAGAGCCTCTCTCTCGTTGGGGAATACCACTTCGACCCTTGAGACTATTTCCCTCATGAGGCCGGTCTTTTCGGCGTAGTCGTCGATGTAAGTCGGGTTGAAATCGAGGCTTACCGTTTTGCCTTCGAGTCTTTTTAGGGCTTTGAGCTGTTCCTCCGGCGGAATCGGGGCTATGTGGAATAGGCTGGCGTCCATGTATTCCTCCGGAATTGGGGTTTCTCCCATGTTCTGGGCAACCCCCATGTCAACCGGCGCATCCACGGTTCCATCTTGGTGGTAAATCATGTATATGTGAATCGTCCTGCCGGGCAGGATTTGAACGCCCCTAATGTCAAGAAGGGAGGAGAGCTTTTCGAGCCATTCCTTCGGAAAGTCCTCACCCACCTTGGTTACCAGACCAACCTTTGCACCGGCCAGCGCGGCGGAAGTGGCCACGGCCGCCGCTGCACCCCCGGGGTACAGTATCTCGTCCTTTTCGGGAAACCTGATGTGGTCTATTGAGACGTGGCCGAGCACCGCCAGGTCAAGCTTCATGATCATCACCAGCACTCGCTTTTTCACAGACTTGTGCCCACCCCTTTAAGCGATTTCCGGTCTGAGTAATCGGCTTCTACCCGCACGTTTAGATGAACGTCGAAAAGGTTAAAAGAGCCGGAGCGGAAGCTTTTATCAAAGAAGAACGGGGTGGTTTCAATGGAAAGTGTTTTCCAGAACGAGACCGTCAAGCAGATTCTTGAGAAGTACAGGCGCATCTGGGCAATCGGCCACGCCCAGAGCGTCCTCGGCTGGGACATGGAGGTTAACATGCCCAGGGAGGGCATCCTGGAGAGGAGCGTCGCCCAGGGAGAGCTTTCAGTTCTCAGCCAGGAGTTCCTCCTCAAGCCGGAGTTCGTCGAGCTCGTCGAAAAGGCCAAATCCATAGAAGGCCTCAACGAGTACGAGAGGGGCGTTGTTAGGGTTCTCGACCGCTCGATAAGGATAAGCCGCTCATTCCCGCCGGAGTTCCTGAGGGAGATGAGTGAGGTAAGCAGCCAGGCAACGAAGGCCTGGGAGGAGGCCAAAAAGAGCGACGACTTCTCCAAGTTCGAGCCGTGGCTCGACAGGATTATAGATCTCGCAAAGAGGGCCGCTGACTATCTCGGCTACGAAGACGAGCCCTATGATGCTCTCCTTGACATGTTCGAGGAGGGCCTCACCACCCGCGAAGTCGAGAGGATGTTTGAAAAGCTGGAGAAGAAGCTCAAGCCGCTCCTTGAGAGGATAATGGAAGAGGGTAAAGTCCCGCAGAGCCACCCACTTGAGAAGGAGAAGTACGAGCGGGAGTGGATGGAGCGCGTAAACGTCTGGATACTCCAGAAGTTCGGCTACCCACTCGGCGTGCGTTCAAGGCTCGACGTCTCAGCCCACCCCTTCACCACTGAGTTCGGTATCCGCGATGTCAGGATAACCACCAGGTATGAGGGCTACGACTTCAGGAGGACTATCCTCAGCACCGTCCATGAGTTTGGTCACGCACTCTACGAGCTCCAGCAGGACGAGAGGTTCATGTTCAGCCCGATTGCGGGTGGAGTAAGCCTCGGCATCCACGAGAGCCAGAGCCGCTTCTGGGAGAACATCGTCGGCCGCTCGATGGAGTTTGCCGGCCTCATCCACCCCGTCCTGAGGGAGAATCTGCCCTTCATGGCGGACTACACTCCGGAGGACGTCTACCTCTACTTCAACATGGTCAGGCCTGACTTCATCAGGACTGAATCAGATGTCGTCACCTACAACTTCCACATCCTGCTCCGCTTCAAGCTCGAAAGGATGATGCTCAACGAGGGCGTCAAGGCGAAGGATTTACCGGAGCTCTGGAACGACGAGATGGAGAACCTCCTCGGCATAAGGCCCAAGAGCTACGTCGAGGGAATCCTCCAGGACATCCACTGGGCCCATGGAACGGTCGGCTACTTCCCGACCTACAGCATCGGAACGCTCCTGGCGGCACAGTTCTACTACCATATGAAGAAGGACCTCAACGTGGAAGAGCACATCGCCAATGCGGACTTCGAGCCGATAAAGGCCTGGCTCCGCGAGAAGGTTCACAGGTACGGCTCAATCTACCCGCCGAAGGAGCTGCTTAAGAAGTCCATCGGCGAGGAGCTGAACCCGGACTACTTCATAAGGTGGGTAAAGGAGAGGTACCTCTGAATTTTCCTTCCTTTTTGGGTGGTTCGTTTGGTGAAGAAAGATAAACCGAAGTCCAACGCGGACAACGGCTACGCTTTGAGGCGTATCTTCGGGATACTTGACGAGGGGGAATACATGGCGGCCAAAAAGCGTATCGACGAGATTGAAAGGGAGTTTGAGGGGTTCGCTAAGTGAGCGGCTCCCCAACCCACCCGACTGGCTCGACCTCTATGGCAGCCACACCGTACTTTTTCTCCTTCTCCTCGGAGTAGAAGCGCCTATAAACCCTTACTCCTTCCTCGATGCTCTCCACGCCGGGCAGGACGTTCTCAAGGCCCTCCTTCCCCAGCATCTCACTGAACGACGAGTAGACCCTGATATCCTTCACCACGCACATCAGCTTGTTCTCGAAGATTATCGTATCTCCCGGCCTTATTCTCTGCCTTTTCTCGTCGTATAAGCGCCCCTCGACCTTCTTCCTGCCCTCGGCTATGGCCTTCAGGTACTCCTCCTGGAGACCCATCCTCCACGTCGCCATGCCACCACCCCCGTGCCTTTCAGACGAGGTAGCGCACTATGGACGGGCTGATCCTTATGAGCTTTGCGAGGAGCTTGGGCCTCCTGAGTATCGCTTTGGCAGTCTTCACGTGGTCATCGAAATCTGCCTGTGTCTCAATGACCTCCCTCGCCTCCTCGGTTCCGAGAACCTCAAAGACCCTCTCTATGTCCTCCTGGCTCATGCCTTTGAAGACCCTTCTGAACCTCAGGCCGAAGCTGATCTGCTTTTTCACGAAGGAACAGCCCCTCTCGTATTCCCCCGGCCTCCCGTCCAGGAGGGCCCGCCTGAGGGCGTGGGCGCAGAACATGCCGTAAACTATGCCCCCCGCCGTCGTCGGCTTTATCTGGAGCGCGGCGTCGCCTATGAGCGCAACGTTGCCCCGCACCCAAGGCTTCCTCCAGCCGAACCCAACCGAGCCGGCCTTGAACTCTACTATGGAGGTGGGCCTGAGCATCCTCACCCTGAGGAAGCGGTTGAGTGCCTCAATGCTCCCGAGGGTTCCCACTCTCGCCAATTCTTCATTCACCGGCGCCACCCACATGAAGAAGTCCCCGTTTAGGTCCTTGTTCACCCACACCTCGACGAAGTCCTTCTTAAAGTCCCCTACAACTTCCACCTCGTAGCCGCTTAAGAATTCTGCGTTCGTCTTTGCCCCGATGGCCTTGGCGACGGTGCTCGAAACGCCGTCAGCCCCAACGTAGAAGTCTGCCTCGACCTCGAGCCTCTCCCCGAGGTGCTGTAGAACTGCCTTCCCGTTCTTGAATCCCTGAAAGGTCGTCGCCATGTAGTACTCTGCTCCCCTCCTAACTGCCCTTTCCGCCAGGCTTTTCTCCAAGACTTTCCTGTCGACGAGATACGCCTGCGGTGTTTTCCTCTCTATCTCGAAGCTCTGTATCCTTGAGTAGAAGGCCGCCCCGCGGAGTCTGTTCAGCACGGCCTCCTCTGGAAGCCCGAGCCTCTCGTAGTTCGCGGCACCTATTATTCCGGTGCACGCCTTTCCCCCGAAGGAGCCCTTTCTCTCGACGACGGCAACGCTGAAGTCCCTCGCGAGCAGGCTGGCCAGGTAGTTTCCGACGGGCCCGCCGCCGATGATAAGAACGTCGTACTTCATCCTCACCCCTCATCCGGAGTAGCTTTTAAACCCTAAAAACCTAACCTTTCCCGGTGGTCGAAATGAAGGTTCTCGTTACGGGCTTTGAACCCTTTGGGGGCGAAGAGATAAACCCCTCGTGGGAGGCTGTCAGGGCCCTTCCAGAGGAAATAGAAGGTGCGGAAGTAGTGAAGCGCCAGCTCCCAGTTACCTTCAGGGGAGTCCGGGAGATTCTCCCTAGGCTCATCGTTGAGGAGAGGCCCGACGTGGTTATCCTGACGGGCCAGGCCGGCGGGAGGCCGAACATAACTGTCGAGCGCGTTGCAATAAACGTCATGGACTCGACGATGCCGGACAATGAGGGCTTCACTCCGGAGGACGAGCCGGTCTTTGAGGGTGCCCCGGCGGCGTACTTTGCAACCCTGCCGGTAAAGGCCATCGTGAGGGCTTTGAGGGAGGAGAAAATCCCTGCAGGAGTTTCGAACACCGCAGGAACCTACGTCTGCAACGCGGCGATGTTCACGGTTCTTCACACGATAGCCGTTGCGGGAATGGAGACGAGGGCGGGATTCATACACGTGCCCTTCAGTCACGAGCAGGCCCTCGACAAACCGAGGCCGTCAATGGCCCTGGATACGATAAAGAGGGCCATTGAGATCGCGGTTAAAACCTCACTGAGGGCCTGAAACCTTTTTAAATCCCTTTTCCTACCCCCTACAAACCCATGAGGGTGAGGCCTATTCTAATCCTCGGAGTGGACATAATAAGCGAGAATCCCAAAAGGTTTGCCGTCGTGAGCTGGTTCAATGGACGGCTTGAAAGAAAGGGTGAGTTCACCTTCTACAGGTTAATCCGCTTCATCCAGAGCAAGAGGCCGGACATCGTGGCCATCGACAGTGTTACCGAGCTGGGGGACGATCTGAGGAAGTTTCTCCGTGCCCTCCCAGGCGGCACGAAGCTCGTCCAGGTGACTGGGAGGCCGGGCGAGCAGCGCTCCCTTCAGAGTCTGGCAAAGGAGCATGGAATACGGATAACCGATAGGTTCGACCCCTACGAGGAGGCGAAGCTGGCTGCCCTTCTCGCGAGCAAGGGTGTTGGCTACGAAGTTCTGGCCTTCGAGGACGAGGTGATAATCAAAGTTACGAGGGGCAGGAGCCACGGGAAAGGTGGTTGGAGCCAGGACAGGTACAGGAAGAGGATTCACAACCTCGTTCGGGACAAGGTGAGGGAGATAGAGGAGAGGCTCAGGAGGGCGGACATACCCTTTGACCTGGAAGTTGAGGAGAAGGACTACGGTCTGGCCAAGGGGGAGTTCAGGGTCTACGCCAGCAGGGAAGAGCTCGCGGGGCTGATAAAGCCCATGCGCGGGGGAGACGTCGAGGTCAGGATACAGCCGGTGGAGAGGGCCGAGCTCGGGTTCACCCCCCTCAGGGGCGAGGAGGCTGTGCGTGAAAGGCGGAGCATCATAGTCGGCATTGACCCCGGGATAACCGTTGGGATAGCCGCGGTTGACCTCAGCGGGAACATCGTGGCCCTCTACAGCGAGAGGAACATGCCAGTCGGCGAGGTTTTCAGGTTCATAAGCAACGTCGGACACCCCGTTGTTGTGGCCACCGACGTGAACCCGGCCCCTGGCTTCGTCGAGAAGATAGCCCGCTCCTTCAAGGCCAGTCTTTTTGTCCCCAGGGAAAGCCTCCGTGTTGAGGAAAAGAACGAACTTCTGAGGGGCCTCGGTGTGAGCGTTGACGACGACCACCAGCGGGATGCCCTGGCGG contains:
- a CDS encoding NAD(P)/FAD-dependent oxidoreductase, whose amino-acid sequence is MKYDVLIIGGGPVGNYLASLLARDFSVAVVERKGSFGGKACTGIIGAANYERLGLPEEAVLNRLRGAAFYSRIQSFEIERKTPQAYLVDRKVLEKSLAERAVRRGAEYYMATTFQGFKNGKAVLQHLGERLEVEADFYVGADGVSSTVAKAIGAKTNAEFLSGYEVEVVGDFKKDFVEVWVNKDLNGDFFMWVAPVNEELARVGTLGSIEALNRFLRVRMLRPTSIVEFKAGSVGFGWRKPWVRGNVALIGDAALQIKPTTAGGIVYGMFCAHALRRALLDGRPGEYERGCSFVKKQISFGLRFRRVFKGMSQEDIERVFEVLGTEEAREVIETQADFDDHVKTAKAILRRPKLLAKLIRISPSIVRYLV
- a CDS encoding ASCH domain-containing protein codes for the protein MATWRMGLQEEYLKAIAEGRKKVEGRLYDEKRQRIRPGDTIIFENKLMCVVKDIRVYSSFSEMLGKEGLENVLPGVESIEEGVRVYRRFYSEEKEKKYGVAAIEVEPVGWVGEPLT
- a CDS encoding carboxypeptidase M32, with amino-acid sequence MESVFQNETVKQILEKYRRIWAIGHAQSVLGWDMEVNMPREGILERSVAQGELSVLSQEFLLKPEFVELVEKAKSIEGLNEYERGVVRVLDRSIRISRSFPPEFLREMSEVSSQATKAWEEAKKSDDFSKFEPWLDRIIDLAKRAADYLGYEDEPYDALLDMFEEGLTTREVERMFEKLEKKLKPLLERIMEEGKVPQSHPLEKEKYEREWMERVNVWILQKFGYPLGVRSRLDVSAHPFTTEFGIRDVRITTRYEGYDFRRTILSTVHEFGHALYELQQDERFMFSPIAGGVSLGIHESQSRFWENIVGRSMEFAGLIHPVLRENLPFMADYTPEDVYLYFNMVRPDFIRTESDVVTYNFHILLRFKLERMMLNEGVKAKDLPELWNDEMENLLGIRPKSYVEGILQDIHWAHGTVGYFPTYSIGTLLAAQFYYHMKKDLNVEEHIANADFEPIKAWLREKVHRYGSIYPPKELLKKSIGEELNPDYFIRWVKERYL
- the pcp gene encoding pyroglutamyl-peptidase I, with product MKVLVTGFEPFGGEEINPSWEAVRALPEEIEGAEVVKRQLPVTFRGVREILPRLIVEERPDVVILTGQAGGRPNITVERVAINVMDSTMPDNEGFTPEDEPVFEGAPAAYFATLPVKAIVRALREEKIPAGVSNTAGTYVCNAAMFTVLHTIAVAGMETRAGFIHVPFSHEQALDKPRPSMALDTIKRAIEIAVKTSLRA
- a CDS encoding DUF460 domain-containing protein; its protein translation is MRVRPILILGVDIISENPKRFAVVSWFNGRLERKGEFTFYRLIRFIQSKRPDIVAIDSVTELGDDLRKFLRALPGGTKLVQVTGRPGEQRSLQSLAKEHGIRITDRFDPYEEAKLAALLASKGVGYEVLAFEDEVIIKVTRGRSHGKGGWSQDRYRKRIHNLVRDKVREIEERLRRADIPFDLEVEEKDYGLAKGEFRVYASREELAGLIKPMRGGDVEVRIQPVERAELGFTPLRGEEAVRERRSIIVGIDPGITVGIAAVDLSGNIVALYSERNMPVGEVFRFISNVGHPVVVATDVNPAPGFVEKIARSFKASLFVPRESLRVEEKNELLRGLGVSVDDDHQRDALAAAYKAYLRLKPKLEHVDAKLREAGLARKADEVKALVIQGYNLGEAMQKVSVRERYKGERTGESSEPVRESVDLRPYIRRIRELEKRIEMLENENRELREIIKEQRKVIGRLERRLVDYDEEVRRKVLRERELEAKVRRIEILERQLREAKVVIERLSKDLVQMKRMNVVEIRGSAVPLKVMEVLSWRELERIEREIGIKRGDVLFVVNPAGAGRAIAEELVEKGIRALITEKPLPQTVAEVLREAHVPFFSSEELDVRRVDEFAVVERETLEGAIAELLEKWKREDEEREAEKILRLVEEYRIERMKELRRKADEETQRH